The DNA region TCATCGCCGACCGCCTGCTGGAAGCGCTGTGGCGCGAGGCGCTGCACCTGGTCAACGACGGCGTGGCCAGCACCGGCGAGATCGACGATGCGATCCGCTTCGGCGCGGGGTTGCGCTGGTCCTTCATGGGCACCTTCCTGACCTACACCCTGGCGGGCGGCAACGCGGGCATGCGCCATTTCATGGCGCAGTTCGGTCCGGCGCTGCAGTTGCCCTGGACCTACCTGCCAGCCCCGGAACTGACCGAGGCGCTGATCGACAGCGTGGTGGAAGGCACGCGCGAGCAGCAGGGTTCGCGCAGCATCGCCGAACTGGAGCGTTATCGTGATGACTGCCTGCTGGCGGTGCTGGACGCGGTGAAGGCGACCAAGGAAAAACACGGCTTCGCCTTCGCCGACTGAGGTGCCAACCGCTTCCCGCCCTTACCCAACGGCCCTCCCCTTCGCGGCGAGGGCCTATCGCCAGGAACCGCCCCATGAGCCACGCCCTGACCACCCACAGCACCCTCATCCCCGTCGAGTGGGTGGACTACAACGGCCACCTGCGCGACGCCTTCTACCTGCTGATCTTCAGCTACGCCACCGATGCGCTGATGGCGCGCATCGGCCTCGACGAGGCGGGGAGGGCTTCGACCGGGCATACGCTCTACACCCTGGAGTGCCACCTCAACTACCTCGCCGAGGTGAAGCTGGGCGCACGGGTGGAAGTGCGCACCCAGGTATTGGCCAGCGACGCCAAGCGCCTGCACATCCACCACGGGTTGTACTACCCCGGCGGCGATGAGCTGCTGGCGGCCAGTGAACAGATGCTGATGAACGTGGACAGCGAGAGCGCGCGTTCGACGCCCTTCGCCGAAGCGGTGGCCGGGTGTGTGGCGGGGTTGGTGGAGGCGCACCGGCAGTTGCCACTGCCGGTGCACGTCGCGCGGGTCATCGGCTTGCCACCCGCGCGTTGAGCACGGGCCGCCCGGTCAGACCGTGGGAAGGGCGTAGCGGCGGGCGAAGTCGATGAGGTCGACCAGGTTGCGGGTCTTCAGCTTGTCCATCAGGCGGGACTTGTAGGTGCTCACCGTCTTGTGGCTGATGAACAGCTGCTCGGCGATCTCCTTGTTGTTCTTGCCGTTGGCAAGGTTCTGCAGCACCGCGAGCTCCCGGTCTGACAGGCTGTCGAGCAGCTGGGTGTCCTCGCCGGCCTGGGACGGCACGGGCAGGTGCACGGTGCTGGGGAACAGGCTGTAGCCGGAAAGCACCGACTTGGTCGCGGCGATCAGGCTGACGGCCTGTTCCTGCTTGGACAGGTAACCGGTGGCGCCGGCCTGCAGGCAACGGTTGGCATAGAGCGCCGCGGGCAGCGAAGTCAGCACCAGCAGCTTGAGGTTGACGTCCATCGCCGCCAGGCGGGTGAGTACCTCCATGCCGTCCAGCTTGGGCACGGCGATATCGAGGATGACCAGGTCCGGCCTGAGCGAACGGGCCAGGCTCAGGCCTTCCACGCCGTTCTCGGTCTCGCCGACGATGTCGTAGCCCTCACGCTCCAGCAGGACGCGTGTGGCGAAGCGGATCATGGGCTGGTTGTCGATAAGCAGGATCTTACTCATCCGTTCATTTCTCCTTGGTGAGTTTCCCGTTGCTCCACGGCACGCACACAAAGCCGTTCGAAACAGGGTTGGCACTTCTTCCGATTGGATTTCTTGCTATTACCGGTAGAGGCGGCGCGAACAAGTTATCCATAGCCGGCGATAGTCCGTATCGGACTGTCCTTGCATATGGGATATTTCTTCAGAAGTTATGTTGATGTCGTTCAGACAATTCCTAATGTTTATTGCGTACGCCAAACGAGGCGACACGAGCTGCCATAGGCTTTTAGGCTTGGCCGCTCATGGAATTGGCTGAATATGTGAGGCGAGAAGTATATTCGCGGTGCGCGCCGTGATCGGTTGTTTGGGAAGTTTCCTACAATTCATGTAGGCAAGTTTTTAGGCTTCCTCAGTCATTGAATATCAGTCACTTCCTGTAACGGGCATTGTTCCAATCCAGCAGGCAGAAGGAGGTCGCCACGTTGCGCCGCATTTCGTGGTTTTGCGTATCCGCCCGGGCGCTCCTGCTGGGTCTCTTTCTGCTGTCACCGATGGCGGTCGAATCCGCCCCCGTGGGAGCTGCGCCCCTGCATCTGTCGAGCCAGTTGCAGGTCGACCAGCAGGAGCTGGCCATATCCGAGAGCGACTGGCACTGGTTGCGGCAGAAGCGCGACCTGGTGCTCGGGGTGGCCGGCGATGCCGAGGCGCCGATGGCGATGCTGCAGCGCGACGGCAGTTTCGAGGGCATCACGGCGGACACCACCGCGCTGGTCGGGCAGATGCTGGGCATGCGCATCGTCCTGCGCGAGCTGCCGGACCAGGCCGCCCTCGCGCGGGCACTGGAGTCGGGCGAGATCGACATGACGACCGCGTCCAGTCACGGCCTGCGCGGTGCCAGCGTGGCGCGCAGCCAACCCTTCGCCATCGAGCACGCGGCGCTGTTCCGACGCCAGGAGGACACGCGCGAGTTCCCCGCCGACCTGGCCGGGCTGACCGTGGTCACCACCACCGAGTACCTGGGCGACCCGGCCCTGCGCCGCGGATTTCCCGGCGCGCGCCTGGTGGCCGCGGATTCGGTGGACGGGGCGATGGCCGCAGTGGCCTTCGGCAAGGCCGACCTGTACCTCGGCGATGTGCTTGCCGC from Pseudomonas tohonis includes:
- a CDS encoding thioesterase family protein; its protein translation is MSHALTTHSTLIPVEWVDYNGHLRDAFYLLIFSYATDALMARIGLDEAGRASTGHTLYTLECHLNYLAEVKLGARVEVRTQVLASDAKRLHIHHGLYYPGGDELLAASEQMLMNVDSESARSTPFAEAVAGCVAGLVEAHRQLPLPVHVARVIGLPPAR
- a CDS encoding response regulator transcription factor, whose amino-acid sequence is MSKILLIDNQPMIRFATRVLLEREGYDIVGETENGVEGLSLARSLRPDLVILDIAVPKLDGMEVLTRLAAMDVNLKLLVLTSLPAALYANRCLQAGATGYLSKQEQAVSLIAATKSVLSGYSLFPSTVHLPVPSQAGEDTQLLDSLSDRELAVLQNLANGKNNKEIAEQLFISHKTVSTYKSRLMDKLKTRNLVDLIDFARRYALPTV